Genomic window (Candidatus Zixiibacteriota bacterium):
TGAGCAATTGAAATGGCAGGTTGTCTCCGGCGGCGGCACCACCAATGGCTCATCGACCAACTTCAAACTGTCGAGCACCGTAGGTCAAACAGCCGCTGGTCCTGGCGCTTCCACCAATTACCAGCTTATTCACGGGTTCCAGCAGAACTTCACTGCAGCCATTGCCTGCTTCTGTGGTGATGCTGACGGCAGCGGCGCTTTTTCAATCTCGGACGCCGTCTTTCTGATCAATTACATTTTTGCCGGTGGCGCGGCGCCCGATC
Coding sequences:
- a CDS encoding dockerin type I repeat-containing protein; the encoded protein is MTALLPLSLSALMADDQAPQSGEQLKWQVVSGGGTTNGSSTNFKLSSTVGQTAAGPGASTNYQLIHGFQQNFTAAIACFCGDADGSGAFSISDAVFLINYIFAGGAAPDPLCEGDADGSGAVSISDAVYLINYIFAGGPVPHCP